A section of the Oryzias latipes chromosome 10, ASM223467v1 genome encodes:
- the LOC105354875 gene encoding uncharacterized protein LOC105354875 isoform X2: MFPHVSPSLEPDPEDLIPFTELHGSLRLLLSFQMKDARHWPSDWQSDVEAVLQAFSLANAGIQIHLKLKFAQKTSVRDFRAKIKAKVSRADQPPLLLDVSCPEQKRWFLSKPHGWAKRASWCQGGHPVDGGRLPLGIPPQAMDGGLLGDLSVRLVTLLHPCVLQYPNMPTELKSIKVLVYNPCNIPVSGPSGFFQTLPSSMDCQHLGLRGLQCPAHKDPEFRVGTVFTTEQWENEKKCDDEEQESSHLPVQQSLLLFLLLQHRNPFCSHLSDFVAADMLIEHHLEEILCNNKPAVMAAIRTEIGNAMKAQNQRKKQQEKLNSAAEVILSSTMSIVSCSSNVDFRNACFDLMKVADTHALSSHLGESLRRVMSWRFLPVGRCYSTQMEENLLHHGSTKSEI, translated from the exons ATGTTCCCCCATGTTTCTCCAAGTCTGGAGCCTGACCCTGAAGATCTGATTCCCTTCACTGAGCTGCATGGGTCGCTCAGATTACTGCTGTCTTTTCAG ATGAAAGACGCGAGACATTGGCCTTCAGATTGGCAGTCAGATGTTGAGGCAGTTCTTCAGGCATTCAGCTTGGCTAATGCTGGG ATACAAATCCACCTTAAGCTGAAATTTGCTCAGAAGACGTCTGTGCGTGACTTCAG AGCAAAGATAAAGGCTAAAGTGTCACGTGCAGACCAGCCACCTCTCCTGTTAGATGTTTCTTGTCCTGAACA AAAGCGATGGTTCCTCTCAAAACCTCATGGATGGGCGAAGAGGGCGAGCTGGTGTCAGGGAGGACATCCTGTGGACGGGGGCAGGTTGCCACTCGGTATCCCACCCCAGGCCATGGATGGAGGACTGCTGGGGGATCTCAGTGTTCGTCTTGTAACGCTACTGCATCCGTGTGTGCTGCAATACCCCAACATGCCCACAGAGTTAAAAAGCATCAAA GTGTTGGTATACAACCCCTGTAATATTCCAGTGTCGGGTCCCTCTGGCTTCTTCCAAACCCTCCCTTCCTCCATGGACTGTCAGCACCTGGGTCTGCGAGGACTGCAATGCCCCGCCCACAAAG ATCCAGAGTTCAGAGTTGGTACTGTGTTCACCACTGAGCAAtgggaaaatgaaaagaaatgtgacGATGAAGAGCAAGAATCCAGTCACCTGCCAGTTCAGCAGAgtctcctgctcttcctcctcttgcAACACAGAAACCCCTTCTGCTCCCACCTGTCTGATTTTGTAG CCGCTGACATGCTGATAGAGCACCACCTGGAGGAGATTCTGTGCAACAACAAGCCGGCTGTCATGGCAGCCATACGAACGGAAATCGGGAACGCCATGAAAGCTcaaaatcaaaggaaaaag CAACAAGAGAAGCTGAATTCAGCGGCTGAGGTGATTCTCAGTTCCACCATGAGTATTGTTAGCTGCAGCAGCAACGTGGACTTCAGAAACGCCTGCTTTGACCTCATGAAG GTAGCCGACACTCATGCGTTGTCATCCCACCTGGGTGAGTCACTCCGGCGAGTGATGTCATGGAGATTCCTTCCCGTGGGCAGATGTTATTCCACTCAG ATGGAGGAAAATCTTTTACATCACGGGTCTACAAAGTCGGAAATCTGa
- the LOC105354875 gene encoding uncharacterized protein LOC105354875 isoform X1, translating into MLQEIRQVLRLVVLMSKQGRRHGSGSTGGLLILLWDEEAGAQRLNCTVAAAGSWCSGVEIKALQLDLKGRMFPHVSPSLEPDPEDLIPFTELHGSLRLLLSFQMKDARHWPSDWQSDVEAVLQAFSLANAGIQIHLKLKFAQKTSVRDFRAKIKAKVSRADQPPLLLDVSCPEQKRWFLSKPHGWAKRASWCQGGHPVDGGRLPLGIPPQAMDGGLLGDLSVRLVTLLHPCVLQYPNMPTELKSIKVLVYNPCNIPVSGPSGFFQTLPSSMDCQHLGLRGLQCPAHKDPEFRVGTVFTTEQWENEKKCDDEEQESSHLPVQQSLLLFLLLQHRNPFCSHLSDFVAADMLIEHHLEEILCNNKPAVMAAIRTEIGNAMKAQNQRKKQQEKLNSAAEVILSSTMSIVSCSSNVDFRNACFDLMKVADTHALSSHLGESLRRVMSWRFLPVGRCYSTQMEENLLHHGSTKSEI; encoded by the exons ATGCTGCAGGAAATCCGGCAG GTGCTGCGGCTCGTCGTGTTAATGAGCAAGCAGGGACGACGGCACGGTTCAGGGAGTACCGGaggcctcctcatcctcctgtgGGATGAAGAAGCAGGGGCTCAAAGGTTAAACTGCACCG TTGCAGCTGCTGGATCCTGGTGTTCAGGCGTTGAAATCAAAGCTCTTCAGCTTG ATTTGAAGGGCCGCATGTTCCCCCATGTTTCTCCAAGTCTGGAGCCTGACCCTGAAGATCTGATTCCCTTCACTGAGCTGCATGGGTCGCTCAGATTACTGCTGTCTTTTCAG ATGAAAGACGCGAGACATTGGCCTTCAGATTGGCAGTCAGATGTTGAGGCAGTTCTTCAGGCATTCAGCTTGGCTAATGCTGGG ATACAAATCCACCTTAAGCTGAAATTTGCTCAGAAGACGTCTGTGCGTGACTTCAG AGCAAAGATAAAGGCTAAAGTGTCACGTGCAGACCAGCCACCTCTCCTGTTAGATGTTTCTTGTCCTGAACA AAAGCGATGGTTCCTCTCAAAACCTCATGGATGGGCGAAGAGGGCGAGCTGGTGTCAGGGAGGACATCCTGTGGACGGGGGCAGGTTGCCACTCGGTATCCCACCCCAGGCCATGGATGGAGGACTGCTGGGGGATCTCAGTGTTCGTCTTGTAACGCTACTGCATCCGTGTGTGCTGCAATACCCCAACATGCCCACAGAGTTAAAAAGCATCAAA GTGTTGGTATACAACCCCTGTAATATTCCAGTGTCGGGTCCCTCTGGCTTCTTCCAAACCCTCCCTTCCTCCATGGACTGTCAGCACCTGGGTCTGCGAGGACTGCAATGCCCCGCCCACAAAG ATCCAGAGTTCAGAGTTGGTACTGTGTTCACCACTGAGCAAtgggaaaatgaaaagaaatgtgacGATGAAGAGCAAGAATCCAGTCACCTGCCAGTTCAGCAGAgtctcctgctcttcctcctcttgcAACACAGAAACCCCTTCTGCTCCCACCTGTCTGATTTTGTAG CCGCTGACATGCTGATAGAGCACCACCTGGAGGAGATTCTGTGCAACAACAAGCCGGCTGTCATGGCAGCCATACGAACGGAAATCGGGAACGCCATGAAAGCTcaaaatcaaaggaaaaag CAACAAGAGAAGCTGAATTCAGCGGCTGAGGTGATTCTCAGTTCCACCATGAGTATTGTTAGCTGCAGCAGCAACGTGGACTTCAGAAACGCCTGCTTTGACCTCATGAAG GTAGCCGACACTCATGCGTTGTCATCCCACCTGGGTGAGTCACTCCGGCGAGTGATGTCATGGAGATTCCTTCCCGTGGGCAGATGTTATTCCACTCAG ATGGAGGAAAATCTTTTACATCACGGGTCTACAAAGTCGGAAATCTGa
- the LOC101160420 gene encoding thiosulfate:glutathione sulfurtransferase, producing the protein MENISYEDLQVLLKENQNLVLVDVRSKGEVDNGHIPGSINIPLDTVESAFKLPPEDFKSKYGKTKPEKDSQDLVFHCQMGRRGETATKQARQLGYSKARNYAGGYMEWSKKQNK; encoded by the exons ATGGAGAACATTTCCTATGAGGACCTCCAGGTTCTTCTGAAGGAGAACCAGAACTTGGTTCTAGTTGATGTGCGCTCAAAAGGAGAAGTGGACAATGGCCACATCCCAGGATCCATTAACATTCCAC TTGACACTGTGGAGAGTGCTTTTAAATTACCGCCGGAGGATTTTAAGAGCAAATATGGAAAAACCAAACCAGAAAAGGATTCACAGGATCTGGTGTTTCACTGCCAGATGGGCAGAAGAGGTGAAACGGCAACAAAACAGGCCCGTCAGCTCGGATACTCCAA gGCTCGAAATTATGCTGGCGGCTACATGGAGtggtccaaaaaacaaaacaaatga
- the LOC101160667 gene encoding thiosulfate:glutathione sulfurtransferase, which produces MAGADSGTVSYEELKQLLANNPNLFLVDVRNKDEWDNGHIPRAIHIQLDTVEAAFSMNPEDFRAKYGVGKPPLDSPNMVFYCRTGKRSAQGLCKVKHMGYVNVRNYPGSYTEWSEREGRGSS; this is translated from the exons ATGGCAGGTGCAG ACTCAGGTACGGTCTCCTATGAGGAATTGAAGCAGTTACTGGCAAACAACCCGAATCTATTTCTGGTGGATGTACGCAACAAAGACGAGTGGGACAATGGACATATTCCAAGAGCCATTCACATTCAAC TGGACACAGTAGAGGCTGCTTTTTCGATGAACCCAGAAGACTTCAGAGCCAAGTACGGAGTGGGGAAACCACCGCTGGATTCGCCAAACATGGTGTTTTACTGCCGGACAGGAAAAAGATCTGCACAGGGTTTGTGCAAGGTCAAACACATGGGATATGTGAA TGTTCGCAATTACCCTGGCAGCTACACGGAGTGGTCTGAGAGAGAAGGAAGAGGCTCATCATGA
- the LOC101160917 gene encoding leucine-rich repeat neuronal protein 4, producing the protein MASLQRILATLLVFAPPVIHDSFFSSAASTSPPTTRHQIVFMTDLDLSYDYGDTSDEDHSPDLEVRSSVRTPVFAGKPEYCKYNPCLEDQEPCDLLATNSGCLCPGMSGSDVPPYPPVINGLRPVTDGDNRAKIEVQWCAPSSEVISYRIVIEGTDIPALEVGKASRKGLVDSLEVGTKVCVEAVNNAGHSRPSEFSCKRYDHSGSSGHGLLALVIGGGVGLLLLLVVTSVIFWKLQMCRKAKRHSSSGIGNTLNNTGGHQ; encoded by the coding sequence ATGGCGTCACTGCAGAGGATCCTGGCGACACTTCTCGTTTTTGCCCCGCCTGTGATTCATGACAGCTTTTTCAGTTCTGCTGCATCCACTTCCCCGCCCACCACTCGACATCAAATTGTATTCATGACTGACTTGGACCTCAGCTATGACTATGGGGATACTTCTGATGAGGATCACAGCCCTGACCTTGAAGTCCGATCCTCCGTAAGGACTCCAGTTTTTGCTGGGAAGCCTGAATACTGCAAGTACAACCCCTGCTTGGAGGATCAGGAACCCTGCGATCTACTTGCAACGAATTCTGGGTGCCTTTGTCCTGGGATGAGTGGGTCTGACGTACCTCCTTATCCACCTGTCATTAATGGGCTTCGTCCTGTCACTGATGGAGATAACAGAGCAAAGATCGAGGTACAGTGGTGTGCACCCTCCTCTGAGGTGATTTCTTACAGAATTGTAATTGAGGGGACAGACATTCCCGCTCTGGAAGTTGGGAAAGCTTCGCGGAAAGGTTTGGTGGACTCTCTGGAGGTGGGCACAAAGGTGTGCGTGGAAGCCGTGAACAATGCTGGACACAGCAGGCCCTCAGAGTTCTCCTGCAAGAGATACGACCACTCTGGGTCTTCAGGGCATGGACTGCTTGCCTTGGTCATAGGTGGGGGAGTTGGTCTCCTCCTACTTCTTGTTGTAACATCTGTGATTTTCTGGAAACTTCAGATGTGCAGAAAGGCAAAGAGACATTCTTCTAGTGGGATCGGGAACACATTAAATAACACTGGAGGACATCAGTGA